TCGCGGTCGGTCAGGCCGTCACCGTCCGTGTCGGCGTCGAGCGGATCGGTCCCGATGTCGTGTTCGGTCAGTGTCCCGAGCGAGTCGTCGTCGAAGTCCGCCCGACCGTCGATCGTCCCGTCGTCGGCCTCGTCGGCGCCGGTCGCCGACGAGTCGCTGTCGGGGTCGAGCGGGTCCGTCCCGAGGACTTCGGTCTCGTAGGTCGCGTTCAGGCCGTCACCGTCGAGCCTGAGTGTCGCGTTCGCGCCGGTCGTTCCGTTGTTCCCGGCGACGGTCACACGAACGCGGTTCCCGCCCGCGTCGAGCGGCACCGAGACGGCGACCGGGAGACTTCGGTTCTCGGTGACGGTCAGGCCGGAGAGGTTCCGTTCGGCGACGCGCTCGCCGTCGACTGCGGCCGCGAGCGTCTCCAGCGAGACCGGACCGTCCGCCGAGACGTTCACGCCGACGGTGTAGTTGCCGGGTTCGCTCCGGTTCCGGATCGGGTCGTTTCTGGAGAGGACCGTCGCCGAGACGTTCCCGTCGAGCCGTCCGTCGGTCTCGTTGCCGTCACCAGCGCCAGTCTCGTTGCCCTCGCCGATGGTCCCGACAGGCAACGTCGCGTTCGTCCGCTCGACCGCCCGTTCGACGACGAAGTGGGCCTGTCGCCATGTCTCTCGCAACTGCCGGATCGCGCTCGCACGCAACCGGAGCGCCCGCCGTCCGTCTACGTCGCGCGCCCGAGACATCGTCTCCTCGGCGCGGTCGTAGGTCCGCTCGGCGTTGTCCAGATGCGCCTCCATACTGCGGACGATCCCCTCGTTGTCGATCGCTTCGCGAGAGTCGTTCAGCAGCCGTCGGGCATCGGTTATCTCCTGGGAGGCAGTCCGGTTATCCATCCGCACGACAGCGTCTGCGACCGCCGTCGCGTTGGCCTCCGTGTCGGTCCCGGCGAACGCCCGCAACGCTTGGATCCCCTTCGCGTCGTGATTGAACAGTTTCGTCGAGGACGCGCGGACCGGTCCGCGATAGTGTCGCCGCGAATCGTTGAATCGGCCGACAGCGCGGTCGCGCGCCGACTCGAACCGTCCCTTCGTCGCGGTCAGTTCCCTCGTGTCGTCGACCGCCTGTGCCTTCAGTGACTGGGGCGCGTTGTCCGCCGTGATTGATTCGTTGCCACCCGCCTCGACCACCCCGACCGAGACCAGCGGCGCGAACGTCGCCGTCACCAGCAGGTAGGCAGCCACCACTGCCCCCAGGCGACCAATAGATCCCATGACACGAACGAGAACCGCCCCGGTACAAAACACTACCTATATTACACGTTACCGGAACAGGTTTGTGTAGTGATTGGCGAGAGAACAGGCGTATCGCTGCCGACCAGCAGCGGCGCTGTCGAGCTCGATTCGAGCCGCCCCAGCGACGTCCGGACGGCCCAGCCCCGAATTCGGCACTGTCGACCGTCGCGTCCGCCGCAGACCGGTCACATCGTCGTGTAGCGGTCCTCGGCCCAGGGATTGGCGGTGTTGGAGTAGCCGCGTTTCTCCCAGTAGCCTCGCTGGGGTTCGGTGAGGAAGGTGACGCCGTCGACCCACTTGGCGCCCTTGTAGGCGTACTTGTGGGGAGTGACCACACGCAGCGGGCCGCCGTGGTCTGAGGGGAGCGGGTCGCCGTCGAGCTCGCGGACGAACAGGACCTCCTGTCGCATGCACTCGTCGAGTGGGAGGTTCGTCGTGTAGCCGTCCATCGCGCCGAACATGACGTGGACGGCGTCGTCGGCCACCCCGGCGCGCTCGGCGATCTCCGGGAACGGCACGCCCACGAACTCGTTGTCGAAGCGACTCCAGCCGGTGACGCAGTGGAAGTCCTGGCGCTGGGTGTCGGTGGGAAGGTCGCGGAACTCGTCCCAGGAGTAGGTCAGTTCTTCCTCGACGGCGCCGCGGACGGTGAACGTCCACTCGTCGGGATCGAAGTCGGGGGTGTCTTTCAGCGAGAGGACGGGGAACCGCTCGGTCTCGCGCTGGCCCGGCGGGAGCCGGTCGCCGTCGAACTCCTCGTGGATGTCGGTCACGTCGCGGATGCCCATGGACCTCCTTGTGCGGGACGGCCCCTAAGCGACCGGTCTGAGAACGCCGCGTGCCGTCGCCACCGAAGCCTGCGGCGGCCGGCCGACGGTTTATGGGTCCGGCGCCGATACGTCCGGGCGACCCGCGATGCCCGTCATCAGACTCGAAGCCGACTCGCCCGAGCGCACCCAGATCGGCGAGGGGCTCGTCAAGTTCGCCGTCCAGGCCGGTCGCCTGGAGACCGGCCGCGAGGAGGGGCGGTACTTTCTGGGCCACGGCGACGGCTGCGCCGTCGACGGCCGGCGGATCGCCCCCGGCGACCCGTTCGCTTTCGACACCGAATCCGGGGAGATCCGCTGTCTCGACCACGTCGAAGAGGGAACTGCGACCGCCCGTACCGAGCGCGAGTGAGGACGGACCGGGTACACCGACCGCCGCTCACTCGAGCGACGCCAGCACTGCCCCGAACGTCGCTATCGCTGGCTCGATCTCGGCGGCGACCTCGACGAACACGAGCGTCCGCGGCGGTCTCGTCGCTTTCGGTCGAACGCGCAGTCCCGCGTCCGTCGCCGCAGTAGCCGCTTTTTCGGGCGCGACACGGAACTCGACGCGTAGCCGCTCGGGATGTACGGAGACGTCCGCGAGCGTTCGCGATCCGGCCGCCACCGCGTAGGCGACCGTTCCGTCGACCGTCGGGTCCGGCTCGACCCGCTCGTCGACGACCGACAGCTCTCCGTCGTCGACGACCCCCGGGTCAGCGGTCGCGACCGCGTCCGCGAATCGCCGCGCGAGCGCTCGCCCGTCCAGCGGTTCCGAGACCATATCCGGGATCGGTGTGGCGGCCCGAAAAGGACCCCGCTCGGCCGCTCGGCGGCGGGACGGCGATCGACGGGTGCTCCACCAGCGGTTAGAAGATGTCTCCACGCGTCTCTCTCGTACGGACCATGGACACGACAGGGGGGCTGGGAGCGCTCGTGCGGAGCGCGCGGGTGAACGCGGCGATAGCCTGGGCCTTGCTGGTCGGGGTAGTCCTGCTCGCGGTCGGTCACACCGTCAGCGGCCGGGTCCTGTGGCTCGGGTTCGCCGCGGCAGTCCTCGCGCTCGCGGTCGTCCCACCGCTGGCCGCCCGGACCGCCTCCGAGATGCTCCCGTGGGAGGTGCTGGCGGTGACGGTCCTGCCGCTCGCCGGGGGGGTCGCGCTCCCGGCGGCGACCCGGCCGCTGGCTGCACACCTCGCGGTCGCGGCGCTGGCGCTCGTCCTCGCGGTCGAACTCCACCTGTTCACGGCCGTCCGACTGTCCGACCGATTCGCCGTCGTCTTCGTCGTGGTCGCGACGCTGGCGACGGCGGGCGTCTGGGCTGTCGCCGCGTGGCTCTCGGATCTGTTGCTCGGGACGGCGCTCGTGCCGAGCTTGCGGGCGCTGATGATAGATTTCACCGCCGCGACGGTCGCCGGCGTCGCCGCCAGCGTCGGCTTCACCGCCTACGTGCGACGGCTTGGCGCCGCGAACGCGCGGGTCCCCTGGGATCCGCCGTCGAATCCGGCCGTCACCGCCGCCGCGGACTCGACTCCGGCGTCGACCACGCCCGACACCGCGGTGCCGTCGCGCCGGATCCGCGACCGGCTCGGCGTCACCGAGCGTCGCCAGCGCCTGCTCGCCCGAACGCTCCAGCTCGCGCTCGTCGCGCTGCTGGTCGCCGGGCTCGTGGACCGACATCTGGGCGTCGTGGTCAACTGCGCGGCCGCACTGGTCGTCACCGAACTCCCGGCCGCCCTCGAACGGGACTACCGGCTGGCGGCGGACCCCGGACTCGTCCTCTGGATCACGGGGGCCGTGTTCGTCCACGCGGTGGGCATCGCCGGCCCCTACGACAACGTCTGGTGGTACGACCACCTCGCCCACGCGCTGTCGGCGTCGGTCGTCGCCGCCGTCGGGTACACCGCCGTCCGTGCCGTCGTGGACCACTCCGACTCCGTGTCGGTCCCGCCGCGATTGCTCGCGGTGTTCGTCGTGCTGGTCGTCGTCGCGGCCGGCGTCGTCTGGGAAGTCGTCGAGTTCCTCGTCGCCGAGTTCGCCCGGGCCACCGGCGTCGGCGACGTGCTGATCCAGTACGGCCTGACCGACACGATGCTCGATCTGGTCTTCGACGTGGCCGGTGGACTCGTCGTCGCGCTGTGGGGCCACGCCTCCCTCGCCGGCCCGGTCGAGACGCTGATCCGGTGGCTCGACGAGCGAAGCGCCCGCTGAATCGCGCTAGACTCCGTCCGAACCACGGACGGCTCGCGGCGACCCCACCTTGCCGGGTCGCTCAGTCCCCGGGCTCCGCGGGGACCGATTCCGGTTCCGCCGAGACCGGGTCGTTCGACTCGAGCCACGTCTCGGCGTCGAGCGCGGCCATGCTGCCCATGCCGGCGGCGGTGACGGCCTGCTGGTACTCGCGGTCCATCACGTCGCCTGCGGCGAAGACGCCGTCGGTCGCTGTCGCCGTCGTGGCCCACGCGTCGACGCCGTCGGCAGTGCGCACGTAGCCGCCCCCGTCGAGTTCGACCGGGGTGTCCCGCAGGAACTCGGTGTTCGGTTCGTGGCCGATAGCGTAGAAGACGCCGCCGATATCGACCTCTTCGACGGTGACGTCCTCGCCGGCCTCGCGTTGCTCCGTCGGGTACCCGTCGGGGTGTGAGACGAGCCTCGCACCGGTGACGCCCGCCTCCTGGGAGCCCTGGACGGCGAGCAGTTCCGTGTTCCATCGGAACTCGACGTCGTCGTGCTCGCGCGCGCGGTCGGCCATGATCTCCGAGGCCCGCAGCTCCTCGCGGCGGTGCAGCACCGTCACGGAGTCGGCGAACTTCGCGAGGAACAGGGCCTCTTCCATCGCGCTGTCGCCACCGCCGACGACGAGTACGTCGTCGCCCCTGTGGAAGGCGCCGTCGCAGGTGGCACACGTCGACAGGCCGTAGCCCATCAGTTCGTCCTCGCCGTCGGCGCCGACCCAGCGGGCGCTCGCGCCGGTCGCGACGACGAGCGCGCGCGTTCGCAGCCGCTCGCCCGTCGACAACTCCAGCAGCTTGGGCTGGCCGGTGAGGTCGGCCGACTCGATGGTGCCGTGGCGGAACTCCGCACCGAACCGCTCGGCCTGCTCGCGGCCCCGCTGGACGAGGTCCATCCCGCCGACGCCCTCGGGGAACCCGAGGTAGTTCTCGACGTCGGTCGTGAGCGTCAGCTGCCCGCCGGGCTCGTCGCCCTCCAGTACGAGCGGGTCGAGGTCGGCCCGCGCCGCGTAGACGGCCGCCGAGAGCCCGGCGACGCCGGACCCGGCGATCACCAGGTTCCTGGTGCCCTCGCTCATCTATTCGGCGTACCTCCCGATCAGCGCTCGGAGCTGGTCCTCGCCCTGGACGCCCACGACCTCCTCGACCTGCTCGCCGTCGGCGAACAGCACGAGCGTCGGGACGCCGCGGACGCCGTAGGCGCCGGCGAGCTGCTGGTTCGCGTCGACGTCGACCTTCGCGACCGCGGCCTCGGTCTCGGCCGCGAGCGTCTCGACGACCGGCTCGAGCATCTGGCACGGCCCGCACCAGTCGGCGTAGAAGTCCGCGAGGACGACGTCGTTGTCCGCGACGAACTCGTCCAGGGCGGCCCGCCCGTCGACCTGACGGGGCGCCTCGGGCGCGGTAGCGTCTGCATCGGGAGCTGATTCGACTGTCATCGATCCTCGCTACGCGCCGTCAGTAATTAAGAGTTTTGGACATAGTATGCAAGACCATCGTCCGCTCGACGACCGGCGCGGTCCGAGCTGGACGACAGACCGGATACGGGAGCGAAGCGGCCAGGACGAGCCGGACGGTCGAGAGCGCGGCGACGAGGCGACCGGGTAGAACGGTGGGAGAACGCGGGGAGCGGGAGGCGAGCGAACGAGTCGGTCAGCTCTCGGCCGAGCTGGCGGCCACGTCGGTCCCCTCGTACTTCGTCTCGAACTCCTGGATGAGCTGGCCCATCTTGGCGTACCAGTCGTTGAGCATGCGCTGCATGTCGTCGGCGATCTTGTCGGGATCGGTCGGTTTGTAGACGTGGTAGTAGCCACCCTGGTCGTAGTTGACCTGCTCTTTCTGGATGAATCCGGACTGGAGCAGCCGCTGAACGGCACGGTAGGCGGTCGAACGCTCGCGGTCGACCGCGTCGGCGACCTCGTCGACGGTGAGCGGTTCGTCGGTGGAGACCAGCGCCTGAAAGACGTCCCTGTCGAGCTGTTTGAGCCCGTGGAAGCACTCTAACAGCCCCTCGCACTCCATGTCCTGCTGCAGTTGTTCCGACATCGAATCTGGCATCTGTATCACTCGAAGTTAAGCAATACGCGACCATAAGACTTGTGCATAGATTGCACAATTTCATCCACGAGTCGGGGGGACGACGAGCGGGAGGAGGCGGGGAGTCGGTCCGGGGCGGCGACCGGACGCGGAGGCGGTCGTCAGTCCGCGGTGGTGGTCGAGTAGCCGGTCTCCGACCGGAGGGCCCGGACCGAACTGACGACGACTGCGCCGGAGACGAGCGCGGCCGCGCCGAGGATGACGACCAGCGAGACCGTCTGGAGGACGGGGACGTCCGCGAACTCTCCGACCTTGCGGATCGCGACGGCCAGCGCGCCCAGCAGGAGCATCACGCCGAAGTACACCTTGATCTCGTCCTCGTCGACGAGGTCGGTCGCCGCGGCGCCCAGCCGCGCGCCGAGGGCGCTCCCGGCCAGCAGCGGGACGACGATCGACAGGTCGACCGCCCCGTCGATCGCGTAGAGGAAGCTCCCGATCCCGCCCGAGAAGACGATCTCGAAGAGGTCGGTCCCGACGGCGACCGGGACCGGCACGCCGATGAGATAGAACAGCGCGGGCATGCGGATGAACCCGCCACCGACACCGAGGAACCCCGACAGCAGGCCGGTCGCGAACGCCACCCCGAGGATCATCCACAGCGACACGGAGATGCCACCGCGGAGGTTCATCATCGGGGGCACCCGGTAGGACTGGATCTTCTTGGCGATGTCGGGGATGTCCTCGTCGTCGACGTCGGCCTCGCCCTCCGCGTCGTGGCTGATGCCGCCACCGCCACCACCCCGCGTCGCGGTGTAGGTGATGAACACGCCGATACCGCCCAGCAGGGCGACGTAGATGACGCTGACGACGGTGTCGGCCAGCCCGATGTCCTGCAGCCAGTGCAGCCCCAGCTTCCCGACCTCGATCCCCGCGGTCGTCCCGGCGATCATGAGGACGCCGAGCTTGTAGTCGACCTGGCCGAGGTCGCGGTGTTTGAGCGTCGCGATCACCGACGTGGCGAACACGAACGCCAGCCCGGAGGCGACGGCCACGTCCGTCTCGTAGCCCATCACCATCAGCGCGGGCGTGACGAGAAAGGACCCCCCCATCCCGAAGAAGCCGAAGAGGAGACCGATCAGTACCCCGAAGCCGGCGAACAACGCGAGCAGGGTGACTGCGACGCCGAACAGCTCCATCACGAATCACCCCGCAGCGCCGCGACGAGCCGCGGGCCGACCAGGCGTTCGAGGAACCCGTAGCCGACGTACAGGACGATCGCCTCCACCAGTACGACCCCGATCACGAGCGCGGCACCGTCGACGCCGGCCGCGCTCTCAAGCCCGAACATTCGTCGACACCTCGATCGATATTGCGCGTTTCATGGATTTCTACTCACGTCCCGGTAGTCGACTACTACATTTAACGGTTTTGGGACCGCAATACAATATTACTGCAGCGGATGGCATCGCTAACTCACCCGAATATTTCCGTACGTTATGGAGATATTCGGTCGCGAACGGTCGGTTCGAGGGGGGCTCGAAACGGTGCAGGTGTCGCTCGCGCGCGGATCGGTGCGAGTGGGCCCGAGCGGGTTCGCCGACAGATCTCGACCGGGTCGGATCCGGTCGATCGGCCCGTCGGCGAGCGACGTGGGACGCGTTTCGGCGCACCTGTATTGTTTAATCCAAACAATATTATACGAGCGACGCGTCGGTCCGATCATGAGAGCGATCTACGCGACGGACCTCTCGGCGGCGAGCGAGGCGGCCATCGAGAACGAGACCTGTCTGGAGTGTCTCGAACGGATCGGCGTCGAGACGATCCACCTGGTGACGGTCGTCCCCTCGAACGTCCATCCGGGGATGCCGGGACTGGACCTGGAGGGGCGCCGCGAGCGCGCGCTCGACCGTTACCGCGGCGTGATGGAGGCGGCGGGCTTCGGCGTCGAGACCCACGTCGTCCGGGGGACCCCCTACCGGCGCATCAACGGGATCGCGGAGACGGTGCGGGCGGACCTGACGATCGTCGGCTCGCGGGGACAGAGCCCGCTGGCCAACCGCGTCATCGGCTCGACCGCCCGGAATCTCGCGCGGACGACCGTCGTCCCGCTGCTGGTCAACCGCGTCGAACGCGAGGACGACCAGCCGGCGGTGCTCCGCGAGCACCTGTTCCAGCGGGTGCTCTACGCCACCGACTTCTCCGAGAACGCCGAACGGGCCTTCGACGCGTTCTCGTACCTCCGTCACGCGACCCAGGAGGCGACGCTCGTCCACGTCGAATCGCCGAAAGATCAGGGCGAGACGGACCCCGAGGGGCGCCTCGCCGAACTCGCCGAGACGCTCGACGACTGGGACATCGAGACGGCGATCGAGGTCCGACGTGGCGACCCCGCCGAGGAGATCCTCGACGTCGAGACGGCGGTGACGCCGACCACGACGCTGGTCGGGTCGCGCGGGCAGAGTCGGATCCGCCGGCTGATGCTCGGGAGCGTCTCCGAGGACCTGGTCGCCCGGGCCAGCGGGAACGTCTACCTGGTCCCGCCGCCCCGGACGACCTGACGAGCCGTCCGTCTCGACGGATCGGCGGACCGCCACGGCACGATTTTCGGGAAGGAAGTCGTGAGGAGCAGCCGGTTCAGACCGGCAACACGGCGATCGAGCCGTAGCCGAGTACGAACGCGAGCGCGAACGACCCCGCCCAGGCGCCGACGGTCACGGCGATCTTGCGCGCGCTGACCGCGTCGCTGCCGCCGACGGCGGCACCGCTGCCGATGATCGCGCTGACCACGATCTCGTTGAACGAGACCGGGACGCCCAGCAGCACGGCGAGCTGTGCGATCAGGAAGGAAGGGACCAGCGCGGCGATCGACCGGCGCGGACCCAGCGAGGAGTAGTCCCGCGCCAGCGACTTGATCATCCGCGGGGCGCCGGTCCACGAGCCGACGAGGATCCCGAGTCCGCCGCCGACGAGCACGGCCGCTACCGGGACCATCTCCACCGAGTCGAGCAACGGGAGCAGCGGCCCGACGGCGAGGCCGACCTGACTCCCGCCCGCGGAGAAGGCGACGAGCGACCCGAGCGCGAGCAGCACGCGCCGGAGCCCGCCGCTCGTGTCCCGTCGGACGTCCCACCAGACGAGGACACCGATCGAGAGCGCGACGACCCCCGAGACCGCGACCGGCCCGACCGTCGCGACGTCGATGGTTCGCCCGGCGAGCCCGACGAACGAGCCCGCCGTCTTCCCCGGACCGACGTACGCGAACTCGACGTTCGCAAGGACGGCGCCGACGAGCGCGGCCAGCGTCGCGACGCTGTAGCGTTCGGGCACGTCGACCCGCGGGAGGACGCTCGCGATCGCGTAGGCCAGCCCGCCGCCGACGAACGGCGTCAGCAGCCAGACCGCGCCGATCTGCAGGTACTTCGACGGGACGGGCGAGCCACCCAGCGCCAGCCCGACGCCGACGACCGAGCCGGTGACGGTGAACGCCGTCGCGATCGGGTAGCCGGTCCGGATCCCGACCGCCATCAACCCCGCGCCGATCGCGAGGACGACGATGACGCCAGTCACCGGGAGGGAGATGCCGCCGACGAGGCCGCGACCGACCGCCTCGGAGACGTTCGCCCCCTGGACGACCGCGCCCGCGAACCCGAAGATCCCCACGACGAAGGCCGCTCGCATCGTCGAGATGGCGTTGGCACCGACCGCGGGGGCGAAGGGAGTCGCACCGCTCGACCCCGCGCCGATCACCCACGCCATGAACAGGCTCGCGGCTCCGGCGACGAGGAACAGGCCGACGACAGATGGATCCATGAGCGAAGCGTGCGAACCGGTGTCAGTCCGCTCCCGACGGTGCGGGGGCGGTGTCGGCCGCGCGACTCCGCCAGTATCCCTGGACGTACGCGCCGAGGAACATCCCGGCGAGCGCCCAGAGGATGGTCACGTTGCCGGTTCCGAGGCTGGCGTAGGCGGCGCCCGGACAGATACCCGACAGCCCCCAGCCGACGCCGAAGACGGCGCCGCCGACCAGGACGTTCCGGTCGAACGGCTTCAGCCGTCGCTCGTAGGGGTCGCCCGTCAGCGGTGCGGCGTCCCGGATCCGGGGCAACAGCGCGAACGCGACCCCGGAGACGATCGCGGCCCCGAACATCACGAACGGCAGCCCGAGGTCCTCGAACTGGAGGAAATTCAGCACGACCTCCGGCCGCGCCATGTGGCTGAACCCGAGGCCGAACCCGAAGACGATGCCGCCGGCGAAGACCAGCGGCTTGAACAGCGGATGTCGGTCCGCGCTCACGTGTCGCTCCCTCCGGTCGCTCCCGTTCGCGCAGTTCGAGACGCAAGCGTCTCGCGCATTACGGGCTCACCCCCAGCGCCGCGACGATCTGGGCGGTCCCGATCGCCACCGTCAGGAACGTCACTACGCCGACCAGCGACGTCTTCGACGCCGAACCGACGCCGCAGACGCCGTGGCCGGACGTGCAGCCCTTCCCGATGCGGGTGCCGACACCGACCAGGATACCGCCCAGGAACAGCCGCCAGGGCTGGACCGCGGTCGACCACAGCGTCACGCCGGCGACCTCGTAGAGCTGGCCGGTCGTCCCGGGCTCGTACAGCGAACTCGTGACTACGCCGGACTGAACCGTCGCGGCGAACGCCAGCCCGCCCAGGACGATCCCGGCCGTGAACACGAGCCGCCAGTCACGCGAGCCGACGTACTGCTGGAACCGCGACTGGCCGGAGACGTACGACAGCGTCGACTCCAGGAACGTGCTCGCCCCGGCCGGGATGCCCGTACCGACGTAGATCACGACGGTCCCGAGCCCGACCAGCAGGCCGCCGACGGCGTAGCGACTGACGCCGTTGGGGAACAGGTCGGCGGCCGCCTGCAGCGCGACTGGATCAGCTACCATGGGTCCGTTCAGTCACCCGCGAGCGATTCCTGGCTGGCGGCACAGTTGTTCGGCCCCAGTTCGAGCGTGAACGCCGCCTCGTCGTCGACGGCGTTCTGGCCGAGGTTCGTCGCGATTATCTCCTCGTAGTTGGCCGGCCGGGGCGGCATGTCCGAGAGGATCAGCTCGACGAACCCGTCTTCGTCCATGGTGAGGGCGTCCATCTCGTCGACCAGCTGGCCGATCGGCGCCGTGTAGGTGCCGTCGTCGGCCGGCTCGGCGGCGTCGCTGAAGTGCGCGCCGCCGACGAGCGTGTCGTCGGGCAGCGCCAGGACCCGTTCCTGCAGCGACTCGTAGAGCATCCGCGCCGCGTCGGGCGCGCCGTCGTCACCCTCTTCGAGGTCGGGGCGGGCGACGCTCTCGACGAACAGCCCGTCGCCCGTGGCGAGCAGACCGTCGTCGAGCAGGTAGGAGGTCATCCCGGTCGTGTGGCCGGGCGTGTGGACGGCCTCGATCGTCGCGTCGCCGACTTCGAAGGTGTCGCCGTCGGCGGCGGTCGTCAGCTCGTCCGCGTAGGTGACGCCGCGGTCGACCGCGGCCTCGGGGACGACGCCCTCGACGCCCTCGGTGTCGAGGTCGCGCACGCCCGAGATGTGGTCGGCGTGAACGTGGGTGTCGAGCGCGTACTTCAGATCGACACCGAGGTCGTCGGTATCGGAGAGATAGCGGTCGGTGAACGCGCGCAGCGGGTCGACGACGGCGGCCTCGCCGTCGTCGTAGAGCAGGTAGCCCAGACAGCCCGAGGACGGGCGCTGATACTGCAACAGCGTCCCCGCGCCGTCGTAGCGCTCGACTTCGACCGCCTCGTAGATGCGCGCCCAGCCGTTCATGCCGTCTTCGAGGTGGTTCACGTCGTACCCGCGCTCGGCGAGCGTCCCCGCGACGAACTCGCTGGCGCCGCCTTTCGCACAGAGGACGGTCACCTCGCGGTCGTCGGGGATCCGATCGAGGGCGTCCGCGTCGATATCGTCCTCGAGGAACTCGAAGTACGGGACGTTGACCGACGTGACGTTCTCGCCGTCGATGCGCCACTCTTCGTAGTCGGAACCCATCCGCGCGTCGAGCAGCGTCACGTCCTCGCCCGCGTCGATGCGATCCTTCAGCGTCTCCGGGGCGACCGTCGCCACGTCGGCGTCCGGAGTCGGGAAGTCGTCTGCGTTCATGAGTGTACCCCCACCTACCGGGTGGACACACTAAAGAGTTTGCATAGAAATCCACCAACCACACAATATAGTTCGCGGCACAGTCGACCCCGAAGCACGCATATAAGCATACGTGCGCGGAATAGGGCGCATTTTCACCGTGTTCCCAGAGACCAGTTGTTTGTATACTGCGCAAGAACCAACATTCTTTTAACCACGTAGCCGATATTGTGCGTTAGCTCCAAGACAGACCAACGGAGCGGACACAACAATGAGTGCAGAATACGACATCGCGGAGACGCTCGACGTGAAAGGCGCATCGTGCCCGATGCCGGTCGTCAAGACCAAATCGGCCATCGACGACCTCGGCGCCGACGAGGTCCTGGAAGTACTCGCCACCGACTCCGGCAGCATGAGCGACATCGACGGCTGGGCCGACGGCACCGAGGGCGTCGAACTGCTCGGACAGGAGGAGAGCGGTGACGTGTACAAACACTACGTGCGCAAGACGGAGTGACGATGAGCACGGACACGTCAGACACGCCGGCCGACGACGCCCCCGACGCGGCCGAGAGTGACGCGCCCTCCCGTGCGGAACTGGCCGCGCGCGTCGCGGAACTCGAGGAGTCACTCGCCGAGGCGACCGACGACGACGACGGCAAGAAGATGTCCATCATCGCCACCAAGGGGACGCTGGACATGGCCTACCCGCCGCTGATCCTCGCCAGCACCGCCGCCGCCTTCGGCTACGAGGTGACGGTCTTCCACACGTTCTGGGGACTGGACATCCTCCACGAGGAGCGGTCGAAGAACCTCAAGCTCAGTTCCGTCGGCAACCCCAACATGCCCGTGCCCAACGCGGTCGCCGCCCTCCCCGGCATGGACCGGGTGACCACGAAGATGATGGAGAAGAAGATCGACGACAACGACACCGCCACGATCGAGGAACTCCTCGAGACGAGCCTCGACATGGGCGTGGAGTTCCAGGCCTGCCAGATGACCATCGAGTTGATGGACTACGACGAGGCGGAGTTCTACGACGGCGTCACCACCGGCGTCGGCGCGGCGACCGCGCTACAGG
This DNA window, taken from Halosimplex litoreum, encodes the following:
- a CDS encoding sulfite oxidase-like oxidoreductase, with the translated sequence MGIRDVTDIHEEFDGDRLPPGQRETERFPVLSLKDTPDFDPDEWTFTVRGAVEEELTYSWDEFRDLPTDTQRQDFHCVTGWSRFDNEFVGVPFPEIAERAGVADDAVHVMFGAMDGYTTNLPLDECMRQEVLFVRELDGDPLPSDHGGPLRVVTPHKYAYKGAKWVDGVTFLTEPQRGYWEKRGYSNTANPWAEDRYTTM
- a CDS encoding NAD(P)/FAD-dependent oxidoreductase; its protein translation is MSEGTRNLVIAGSGVAGLSAAVYAARADLDPLVLEGDEPGGQLTLTTDVENYLGFPEGVGGMDLVQRGREQAERFGAEFRHGTIESADLTGQPKLLELSTGERLRTRALVVATGASARWVGADGEDELMGYGLSTCATCDGAFHRGDDVLVVGGGDSAMEEALFLAKFADSVTVLHRREELRASEIMADRAREHDDVEFRWNTELLAVQGSQEAGVTGARLVSHPDGYPTEQREAGEDVTVEEVDIGGVFYAIGHEPNTEFLRDTPVELDGGGYVRTADGVDAWATTATATDGVFAAGDVMDREYQQAVTAAGMGSMAALDAETWLESNDPVSAEPESVPAEPGD
- the trxA gene encoding thioredoxin — its product is MTVESAPDADATAPEAPRQVDGRAALDEFVADNDVVLADFYADWCGPCQMLEPVVETLAAETEAAVAKVDVDANQQLAGAYGVRGVPTLVLFADGEQVEEVVGVQGEDQLRALIGRYAE
- a CDS encoding helix-turn-helix domain-containing protein, whose translation is MPDSMSEQLQQDMECEGLLECFHGLKQLDRDVFQALVSTDEPLTVDEVADAVDRERSTAYRAVQRLLQSGFIQKEQVNYDQGGYYHVYKPTDPDKIADDMQRMLNDWYAKMGQLIQEFETKYEGTDVAASSAES
- a CDS encoding sulfite exporter TauE/SafE family protein; translation: MELFGVAVTLLALFAGFGVLIGLLFGFFGMGGSFLVTPALMVMGYETDVAVASGLAFVFATSVIATLKHRDLGQVDYKLGVLMIAGTTAGIEVGKLGLHWLQDIGLADTVVSVIYVALLGGIGVFITYTATRGGGGGGISHDAEGEADVDDEDIPDIAKKIQSYRVPPMMNLRGGISVSLWMILGVAFATGLLSGFLGVGGGFIRMPALFYLIGVPVPVAVGTDLFEIVFSGGIGSFLYAIDGAVDLSIVVPLLAGSALGARLGAAATDLVDEDEIKVYFGVMLLLGALAVAIRKVGEFADVPVLQTVSLVVILGAAALVSGAVVVSSVRALRSETGYSTTTAD
- a CDS encoding DUF7512 family protein; amino-acid sequence: MFGLESAAGVDGAALVIGVVLVEAIVLYVGYGFLERLVGPRLVAALRGDS
- a CDS encoding universal stress protein, producing MRAIYATDLSAASEAAIENETCLECLERIGVETIHLVTVVPSNVHPGMPGLDLEGRRERALDRYRGVMEAAGFGVETHVVRGTPYRRINGIAETVRADLTIVGSRGQSPLANRVIGSTARNLARTTVVPLLVNRVEREDDQPAVLREHLFQRVLYATDFSENAERAFDAFSYLRHATQEATLVHVESPKDQGETDPEGRLAELAETLDDWDIETAIEVRRGDPAEEILDVETAVTPTTTLVGSRGQSRIRRLMLGSVSEDLVARASGNVYLVPPPRTT
- a CDS encoding inorganic phosphate transporter is translated as MDPSVVGLFLVAGAASLFMAWVIGAGSSGATPFAPAVGANAISTMRAAFVVGIFGFAGAVVQGANVSEAVGRGLVGGISLPVTGVIVVLAIGAGLMAVGIRTGYPIATAFTVTGSVVGVGLALGGSPVPSKYLQIGAVWLLTPFVGGGLAYAIASVLPRVDVPERYSVATLAALVGAVLANVEFAYVGPGKTAGSFVGLAGRTIDVATVGPVAVSGVVALSIGVLVWWDVRRDTSGGLRRVLLALGSLVAFSAGGSQVGLAVGPLLPLLDSVEMVPVAAVLVGGGLGILVGSWTGAPRMIKSLARDYSSLGPRRSIAALVPSFLIAQLAVLLGVPVSFNEIVVSAIIGSGAAVGGSDAVSARKIAVTVGAWAGSFALAFVLGYGSIAVLPV
- a CDS encoding YeeE/YedE family protein, with the translated sequence MSADRHPLFKPLVFAGGIVFGFGLGFSHMARPEVVLNFLQFEDLGLPFVMFGAAIVSGVAFALLPRIRDAAPLTGDPYERRLKPFDRNVLVGGAVFGVGWGLSGICPGAAYASLGTGNVTILWALAGMFLGAYVQGYWRSRAADTAPAPSGAD